DNA sequence from the Stenotrophomonas sp. 24(2023) genome:
GCGAGGCGGTGACCACCGCCGCATGGCACACCCGGCCGAGCTGGTATGTGGTCAGCCGGGATGACCGCATGCTGTCGCCGCAGCTGCAGATGGCCACCGCCCGCCGCATCGGTGCACAGGTGCAGACGCTGGGCGCGAGCCACGTCTCGCTGCTCTCGCACCCTGCGCAGGTGGCCGACAGCATCCTGGAAGCCGCCGGTGTGAAGCCGGCCGAGCTGCCGCTGGCCGAACAGCCGGGCTGACCCCATGGCCACCACGATGCTGCGCACGGTGCGCACCTATGCCATCCCGCTGCTGCTGGCCGTGCTCGGCGGGGCGGCGCTGCTGCTGGCCTGGCCGTCGGCCGATGCCGGTGCGCAGCCGCTGGAGGCCCCGATGGCCCCGGCACTGGCCGGCGGCGGGCCCTGGCACAACAGCCCGCCGCTGGAGCTGGCGCAGCTGCGCGGCAAGGTGGTGCTGGTGGAATTCTGGACCTACAGCTGCATCAACTGCCTGCACGTGGCGCCGTACGTGCACCAGTGGCATGCGCGCTATGCCGGGCAGGGCCTGCAGGTGATCGGCGTGCACACGCCTGAATTCGGCTATGAACGGCTGACCGGCAACGTGCGCGACGCCCTGCAACGCATGGACATCACCTGGCCGGTGGTACAGGACAACCAGTACCGCATCTGGAATGCGTGGGGCAACCGTTTCTGGCCGGCGCTGTACCTGGTCGACCGGCAGGGGCGGGTGGTCTATCGCCATTACGGCGAAGGCGACTACGCACGCACCGAGGCGGAAATCGAACGCCAGCTGGCCCTGCCATGAGCCGCGCTACCATGGCCGCGTCACGCGGCACTGTCCTGGCCTGCCTACCGAGAATGCGATGAACCACGTACCGCACATCCTTGTCGTCGACGATGACAGCGAGATCCGCCAGATGCTGGCCGATTACCTGCAGCGCAACGGCCTGCGGGTCAGCCAGGTGGCCGATGGGCGCGCCATGCGCGCGCTGATGGACACCCATGCGGTGGACCTGGTCGTGCTGGACGTGATGATGCCCGGCGAGGATGGGCTGAGCCTGTGCCGCAACCTGCGGGCCAGCAAGCACCGCGCGGTGCCGGTGGTGCTGCTGACCGCGCGCGATGATGAGACCGACCGCATCATCGGCCTGGAAATGGGTGCCGACGACTACGTCACCAAGCCGTTCTCCTCGCGCGAACTGCTGGCACGCATCAATGCGGTGATCCGACGCACGCAGATGCTGCCGCCGAACCTGCAGGTGACCGACGCCGGCCGCCAGCTGGCCTTCGGTGACTGGCGCCTG
Encoded proteins:
- a CDS encoding thioredoxin family protein; amino-acid sequence: MRTVRTYAIPLLLAVLGGAALLLAWPSADAGAQPLEAPMAPALAGGGPWHNSPPLELAQLRGKVVLVEFWTYSCINCLHVAPYVHQWHARYAGQGLQVIGVHTPEFGYERLTGNVRDALQRMDITWPVVQDNQYRIWNAWGNRFWPALYLVDRQGRVVYRHYGEGDYARTEAEIERQLALP
- a CDS encoding response regulator transcription factor, translating into MNHVPHILVVDDDSEIRQMLADYLQRNGLRVSQVADGRAMRALMDTHAVDLVVLDVMMPGEDGLSLCRNLRASKHRAVPVVLLTARDDETDRIIGLEMGADDYVTKPFSSRELLARINAVIRRTQMLPPNLQVTDAGRQLAFGDWRLDTTARHLLDTQDTAYPLSGAEFRLLRVFLDHPNRVLSRDQLLSLTQGRDAELFDRSIDLLVSRLRQRLRDDAREQTYIKTVRSEGYVFCQPVRLLGPDE